The following are from one region of the Leucobacter sp. Psy1 genome:
- a CDS encoding branched-chain amino acid ABC transporter permease → MSQLLKKPAVHWAALGVLVALAVVLPLVLPEIANDTIARIIVFAVAVLGLNVVMGYAGQVSLGQIFFLGLGAYVTAYGVTHDWNIVLTFVLALIIPALAGLLIALAAARLGGLAIAMVTIALPIVGLPLAKRLSDWTGGSQGVSSRFSDAPEWTGLYNDQWKLYLVIVIAAVTFALVRNFVRGKFGRALAIVKENPAVASSMGISPYWYKVLAFTIASLVGGVSGFLYMTVLQYTSPETLSFHHSITLVASMVIGGAATMVGSVIGGIYYVFVPVLTNAIDPNLTAALQGAILLLVLFLLPGGLASLPRTLAGLRRSPGVRPGAPPADAGAPPPEYSTHNSQ, encoded by the coding sequence ATGTCGCAGTTGCTCAAGAAGCCCGCGGTTCACTGGGCTGCACTCGGTGTTCTGGTCGCTCTGGCCGTCGTGCTTCCGCTCGTGCTGCCTGAGATCGCGAACGACACCATCGCCCGCATCATCGTCTTCGCGGTGGCGGTGCTCGGTCTGAACGTGGTCATGGGGTACGCGGGTCAGGTGTCGCTCGGACAGATCTTCTTCCTGGGTCTCGGTGCGTACGTCACCGCGTACGGCGTCACGCACGACTGGAACATCGTGCTCACGTTCGTGCTCGCCCTCATCATTCCCGCGCTCGCCGGGCTGCTCATCGCGCTGGCGGCCGCGCGTCTCGGGGGCCTCGCCATAGCGATGGTGACGATCGCGCTTCCGATCGTCGGATTGCCGCTCGCGAAACGACTGAGCGATTGGACGGGCGGTTCGCAGGGCGTCTCCTCGCGATTCTCGGACGCCCCCGAGTGGACCGGCCTCTACAACGACCAGTGGAAGCTCTACCTCGTGATCGTGATCGCCGCTGTAACGTTCGCGCTCGTGCGTAACTTCGTGCGCGGCAAGTTCGGGAGAGCGCTCGCCATCGTGAAGGAGAACCCGGCCGTCGCCTCGTCGATGGGCATTTCTCCGTACTGGTACAAGGTGCTCGCCTTCACGATCGCCTCGCTCGTCGGGGGAGTGAGTGGGTTCCTCTACATGACCGTGCTGCAGTACACGTCACCCGAGACGCTCTCGTTCCATCACTCGATCACGTTGGTCGCCTCGATGGTGATCGGTGGTGCCGCGACCATGGTCGGTTCGGTCATCGGCGGCATCTACTACGTCTTCGTGCCGGTGCTGACAAATGCCATCGACCCGAACCTGACGGCCGCACTGCAGGGCGCGATCCTCCTGCTCGTCCTGTTCCTGCTTCCTGGTGGCCTGGCATCGCTGCCACGCACTCTCGCCGGACTTCGGAGATCGCCCGGGGTGCGACCCGGCGCGCCACCTGCAGATGCGGGGGCGCCGCCGCCCGAATACAGCACCCACAACTCGCAATAG
- the folE gene encoding GTP cyclohydrolase I: MSIDRERAMRAVTEFLAAMGVDPEIAELRRTPERVTDLAAEMFAQAGADPADALGVPMEISAGEAEGQAVSVTDVSFRSICPHHLLPFEGRVDVTYSPRRRLAGFSRIVKLVSSTAKRPQLQERLGEQIAEAIMTVLEPRGVTVRIEATHGCVEALEPHGKGTKMVTVCTRGESLN; the protein is encoded by the coding sequence ATGAGTATCGACCGGGAACGCGCGATGCGCGCCGTGACGGAGTTTCTCGCAGCGATGGGTGTCGATCCGGAGATCGCCGAACTCCGCAGAACCCCGGAGCGCGTGACCGACCTCGCTGCCGAGATGTTCGCGCAGGCCGGAGCCGACCCCGCGGATGCCCTGGGCGTGCCGATGGAGATTTCCGCAGGCGAAGCGGAGGGGCAGGCCGTCTCCGTCACAGATGTCTCGTTCCGCTCCATCTGCCCCCACCACCTCCTACCGTTCGAGGGCCGGGTCGATGTCACCTACTCGCCCCGCCGTCGCCTGGCGGGCTTCAGCAGAATCGTCAAGCTGGTCTCGAGTACCGCGAAACGACCGCAGCTGCAAGAACGTCTCGGCGAACAGATCGCCGAAGCGATCATGACCGTGCTCGAACCCCGCGGGGTCACAGTGCGCATCGAGGCGACGCACGGCTGCGTCGAAGCGCTCGAACCCCACGGCAAGGGCACGAAGATGGTCACGGTGTGCACGCGGGGCGAGTCACTGAACTGA
- a CDS encoding aminomethyl transferase family protein, producing MSQSAAEAIDAAGGPVAYLRNAQALPTQFPVRPEFTNWISEQRSWRESVALLDQSHHMTDLFIRGRDAARLLSDVGVNSFSRFPVDAAKQFIAVNHEGYLIGDAILFHLEGEAGEPTDVYDLVGWHMVLDWVEYHGETGDYEVTFERDPNSIARAAAGGGDPKLYRYELQGPNALPLLERVTGRPAPETRFFGMETFEIAGVTVRSLRHGMAGMPGFELFGPWAEGDRVREALIEAGDEFGLTLVGSRAYSSANLESAWVPSPLPAIFTGESSDAYLAWLPATRLGSLAGSYVADRIEDYYLSPGELGYGRTVKFDHEFIGRAALEHRSAEAESERVKVSLLWDADDVASIQRSAYESGVPAKFLEFPKARYGQHQVDRVLVGDATVGLSHDVGYSVNEQVFMSLASVAPDAAEPGTRVEVLWGEDPNTAKPASERHRQVRVHATVAPAPYSRFARESYRRS from the coding sequence ATGTCGCAGTCAGCTGCAGAAGCCATCGACGCCGCCGGAGGACCGGTGGCCTACCTGAGGAACGCGCAGGCGCTCCCCACCCAGTTCCCTGTGAGGCCCGAGTTCACGAATTGGATCTCTGAGCAGCGATCGTGGCGGGAGTCGGTGGCGCTCCTCGACCAGTCCCACCACATGACCGACCTGTTCATCAGGGGACGCGACGCCGCTCGACTCCTCAGTGACGTCGGGGTGAACAGCTTCAGTCGGTTCCCGGTGGACGCCGCGAAACAGTTCATCGCCGTGAACCACGAGGGCTATCTCATCGGCGACGCAATCCTCTTCCACCTCGAGGGTGAGGCGGGGGAACCCACGGATGTCTACGACCTCGTCGGGTGGCACATGGTGCTCGACTGGGTGGAGTACCACGGTGAGACCGGTGACTACGAGGTTACCTTCGAGCGCGACCCCAATTCGATTGCACGAGCCGCTGCGGGAGGTGGCGATCCGAAGCTGTACCGGTATGAGCTGCAGGGCCCGAATGCGCTGCCCTTGCTGGAGCGGGTGACGGGTCGGCCGGCGCCGGAGACACGGTTCTTCGGTATGGAGACCTTCGAGATCGCGGGCGTCACGGTCCGGTCACTGCGTCACGGGATGGCGGGGATGCCTGGGTTCGAGCTCTTCGGGCCCTGGGCCGAGGGCGACCGCGTCCGGGAGGCGCTGATCGAAGCAGGAGACGAGTTCGGACTGACCCTGGTGGGTTCTCGAGCCTACTCGTCGGCGAACCTCGAGTCGGCCTGGGTCCCGTCTCCGCTGCCCGCCATCTTCACCGGAGAGAGCAGCGATGCCTACCTCGCATGGTTACCAGCGACGCGACTCGGCTCGCTCGCCGGCTCCTATGTGGCGGATCGCATTGAGGACTACTACCTGTCACCCGGTGAGCTCGGATACGGCCGCACCGTCAAGTTCGACCACGAGTTCATCGGACGTGCGGCGCTCGAACATCGCTCTGCTGAAGCGGAGAGCGAGCGGGTCAAGGTCTCCCTCCTCTGGGATGCCGACGACGTCGCGTCGATCCAGCGCTCAGCATACGAGTCGGGCGTGCCGGCCAAGTTCCTTGAGTTTCCGAAGGCGCGTTACGGGCAGCACCAGGTGGATCGCGTGCTCGTCGGCGATGCGACCGTCGGCCTCTCGCACGATGTCGGCTACAGCGTGAACGAACAGGTCTTCATGTCGCTCGCGAGCGTGGCCCCGGATGCGGCGGAGCCCGGAACGCGGGTCGAAGTGCTGTGGGGAGAGGACCCGAACACCGCGAAGCCCGCGAGTGAGCGTCACCGGCAGGTGCGCGTGCACGCCACAGTCGCTCCAGCCCCGTACTCCCGTTTCGCTCGCGAGAGCTATCGGCGGTCATAG
- a CDS encoding aminomethyl transferase family protein produces the protein MANTLQELIDERGSTVEMLRNSRLGTYIYPVVPAEFSNWRREQKAWRETAVLFDQTHHMVNLFIKGRDALKLLSDTGINSFANFPVGMAKQFVPVASNGGVIGDGILFHEADDEYVYVGRAPGANWLQFHAETGGYDLETLYDDRSPSRPYGAVVHREYYRFQIQGPRAWEVIEKVNGGPVEQVKFFRMGTITIAGETVRTLRHGMAGAPGLEIWGPYEQHGKIRDAILAAGAEFGIEPCGSRAYSSNTLESGWIPSPLPAIYSSEAERPYREWLGVDSYEAINAIAGSFVSDDIEDYYLNPWELGYGSFVKFDHDFIGRDALEQIDGSTQRQKVTLAWNDEDLAKLLTTVIDREGPGYQFFDLPNANYGSSNFDAVIDADGSNVGLSLFTGVTANEKRGLSLATVDRDVPIGAEVRVVWGEPDGGSGKTTVEPHEQLAVRAVVSPVPYAETARQEYHGGWRTTGKL, from the coding sequence ATGGCAAACACCCTTCAGGAACTGATCGACGAGCGCGGCAGCACCGTCGAGATGCTCCGCAACTCACGGCTCGGCACGTACATCTACCCCGTCGTGCCCGCGGAATTCAGCAACTGGAGGCGTGAACAAAAAGCCTGGCGCGAGACCGCGGTGCTCTTCGATCAGACGCATCACATGGTGAACCTCTTCATCAAGGGACGTGACGCGCTCAAGCTGCTCAGCGACACCGGCATCAACTCGTTCGCGAACTTTCCCGTGGGCATGGCGAAGCAGTTCGTCCCGGTCGCTTCGAATGGCGGGGTGATCGGAGACGGCATCCTCTTCCACGAAGCCGATGACGAGTACGTGTACGTCGGCCGAGCACCCGGCGCGAACTGGCTGCAATTCCACGCCGAGACCGGCGGGTACGACCTCGAAACGCTCTATGACGACCGGTCGCCTTCGCGGCCCTATGGCGCTGTCGTGCACCGCGAGTACTACCGCTTCCAGATCCAGGGACCGCGAGCCTGGGAGGTCATCGAGAAGGTGAACGGCGGGCCGGTCGAGCAGGTCAAGTTCTTCCGGATGGGAACCATCACCATCGCTGGCGAGACCGTGCGCACGCTGCGCCACGGCATGGCGGGGGCGCCCGGTCTGGAGATCTGGGGTCCCTACGAGCAGCACGGGAAGATCCGAGACGCGATTCTCGCGGCCGGCGCGGAATTCGGTATCGAACCTTGCGGTTCCCGCGCCTACTCTTCGAACACCCTGGAGTCCGGCTGGATCCCCTCGCCGTTGCCCGCGATCTACTCGAGCGAGGCCGAGCGCCCGTATCGTGAATGGCTCGGGGTCGACAGCTACGAAGCGATCAATGCGATCGCGGGCTCGTTCGTCTCCGACGACATCGAGGATTACTACCTGAACCCCTGGGAGCTCGGCTACGGCTCGTTTGTGAAGTTCGATCACGACTTCATCGGCCGTGACGCGCTCGAACAGATCGACGGTTCGACTCAGCGGCAGAAGGTAACGCTCGCATGGAACGATGAGGACCTTGCGAAACTGCTCACCACGGTCATCGACCGGGAGGGGCCCGGATATCAGTTCTTCGACTTGCCGAATGCGAACTACGGATCGTCGAACTTCGACGCCGTGATCGACGCTGATGGCAGCAATGTCGGGCTCTCCCTCTTCACCGGGGTCACCGCGAACGAGAAGCGCGGCCTCTCCCTCGCCACCGTCGACCGCGACGTTCCGATCGGGGCCGAGGTGCGCGTGGTCTGGGGTGAACCCGATGGCGGATCGGGCAAGACCACAGTCGAGCCTCACGAACAGCTCGCAGTGCGCGCCGTGGTGAGCCCGGTCCCGTACGCCGAGACCGCGAGGCAGGAGTATCACGGAGGATGGCGTACCACCGGGAAGCTGTGA
- a CDS encoding GntR family transcriptional regulator, whose amino-acid sequence MSEQSTVKANSESVAHHVRQAILDGEFVPRQRLIEADLSTEFGATRAAVRHALMTLEGEGLIERMPNRGARVRAISPNEAIEIVEVRVGLEVLVARRAAERIEADRIAALASLRDGMRTAVESGDLVRYAALNQEMDAVLREISHHGVANQLLERLRAQAARHQFRLAFDPQRANASVEEHAAIIDAVIARDPDAAATATETHLAAIIQAISRTHA is encoded by the coding sequence GTGTCCGAGCAGTCGACCGTCAAGGCCAACTCCGAGAGCGTAGCCCACCACGTCCGCCAAGCCATTCTGGACGGGGAGTTCGTCCCTCGGCAGCGTCTGATCGAAGCCGACCTCAGTACCGAGTTCGGCGCGACCCGCGCCGCGGTGCGCCACGCCTTGATGACACTCGAGGGTGAAGGACTGATCGAACGAATGCCGAACCGCGGCGCACGCGTCCGGGCTATCTCACCGAACGAGGCGATCGAGATCGTCGAAGTGCGCGTCGGACTCGAAGTGCTGGTCGCTCGGCGCGCAGCCGAACGCATCGAAGCAGATCGCATTGCAGCGCTCGCGTCACTGCGAGACGGCATGCGCACCGCCGTCGAATCGGGCGACCTCGTGCGCTATGCCGCACTCAATCAAGAGATGGACGCCGTCTTGCGCGAGATCTCTCACCACGGGGTGGCGAACCAGCTCCTCGAACGGCTTCGCGCCCAAGCCGCGAGGCACCAGTTCAGACTGGCCTTCGACCCGCAACGGGCGAACGCATCTGTAGAAGAGCACGCCGCGATCATCGACGCCGTGATCGCACGCGACCCCGACGCCGCCGCGACTGCGACGGAGACGCACCTCGCGGCGATCATCCAAGCAATCTCGCGCACGCACGCCTGA
- a CDS encoding LysR family transcriptional regulator: MDLNLVRVFVAIFEARGITAAAERLFVTPPAVSQALVKLRQQLDDPLFERIGRRMEPTHAAEALYPDLRNALLSIDRAVDGLHGFDPAASDRHLRIALSELGEIGWLPAILRAVRARAPRMRIEVVPADPERLPEQLSRGSIDLAITPALLPAAFESTVIKRQSYGVAVSSDNPLAHGELTLQRYAGAVHLRVAGDSGIGLLDAALARAGVALTPRVVVGRVAALPVALAGDAELVATVPDTIAEGWAATWPLTVRPLPFPMEPVSVRLYRRHTTQHSAALDWCYDTVARAIRGSSGQFSVIHGDG; this comes from the coding sequence ATGGACCTGAACCTCGTCCGTGTCTTCGTCGCGATCTTCGAGGCCCGCGGTATCACCGCGGCGGCAGAGCGCCTCTTCGTCACGCCGCCCGCAGTCAGCCAGGCGCTCGTGAAGCTGAGGCAGCAGCTCGACGACCCACTGTTCGAACGGATCGGGCGCCGCATGGAACCGACCCACGCAGCCGAGGCCCTCTACCCGGATCTCAGGAATGCGCTTCTGAGCATCGACCGCGCTGTCGACGGGCTCCACGGGTTCGACCCCGCGGCGTCTGACCGGCACCTCCGGATCGCGCTCTCCGAACTCGGTGAGATCGGCTGGCTCCCGGCGATCCTGCGGGCCGTGCGGGCCCGGGCTCCGCGGATGCGGATCGAAGTGGTGCCAGCCGACCCGGAGCGCCTCCCTGAACAGCTCTCCCGGGGCAGCATCGACCTCGCCATTACGCCCGCCCTGCTCCCTGCCGCGTTCGAGAGCACAGTGATCAAACGGCAGTCGTACGGAGTCGCAGTCTCCTCAGACAATCCCCTGGCGCACGGAGAACTCACGCTGCAGCGATACGCGGGCGCCGTCCACCTCCGCGTGGCCGGCGACTCGGGCATCGGACTCCTCGACGCCGCGCTCGCACGCGCCGGGGTCGCGCTCACCCCTCGCGTGGTCGTCGGCCGCGTGGCAGCACTCCCCGTCGCGCTCGCGGGGGACGCCGAACTCGTCGCGACCGTTCCGGACACCATCGCCGAAGGATGGGCAGCGACCTGGCCCTTGACGGTCCGCCCACTCCCCTTCCCCATGGAGCCGGTGTCCGTCCGCCTGTATCGCCGCCACACGACGCAGCACTCCGCCGCCCTCGACTGGTGCTACGACACCGTCGCGCGAGCGATCCGGGGATCCTCCGGACAGTTCTCCGTGATCCACGGGGACGGGTAG
- a CDS encoding PadR family transcriptional regulator gives MSLRSALLALLRVGPMSGYDLQKQFSQSVGHVWHAADSQIYPELRKMANEGLVVAEEQSRGERGIRRIYHVTEAGDRAFLEWMNSPPDYQRTRDAAHLRAAYLESAEPDAARAFLRAHIDHWRHELECWDGELAHIEALDNPMLVNRLRVTDERDHERTIAYKRFAYEGLAERARAEIAWAQHGLETVDRLERGRSEEG, from the coding sequence ATGAGCCTTCGCAGCGCACTGCTTGCGCTTCTGCGCGTCGGCCCGATGTCGGGCTACGACCTCCAGAAGCAGTTCTCGCAGTCGGTGGGACATGTGTGGCACGCCGCGGATTCTCAGATCTATCCGGAGCTGCGCAAGATGGCGAACGAGGGACTTGTCGTCGCCGAGGAGCAATCGCGCGGAGAGCGTGGTATCCGCCGCATCTACCACGTGACCGAGGCCGGAGACCGCGCCTTCCTGGAGTGGATGAACAGTCCTCCCGACTATCAGCGCACTCGCGACGCCGCGCACCTGCGCGCGGCGTACCTCGAGTCGGCCGAGCCCGACGCGGCGCGCGCCTTCTTGCGCGCGCATATCGATCATTGGCGGCACGAACTTGAATGCTGGGACGGCGAGCTCGCGCACATCGAAGCACTCGACAACCCGATGCTCGTCAATCGTCTGCGGGTGACCGACGAGCGCGATCACGAACGGACCATCGCTTACAAGCGTTTCGCCTACGAGGGGCTCGCGGAGCGCGCACGAGCGGAGATCGCGTGGGCGCAGCACGGACTCGAGACCGTCGACCGGCTGGAACGCGGCCGATCCGAAGAAGGGTGA
- a CDS encoding ABC transporter ATP-binding protein, producing the protein MPLLELENVTASYGSVQVLDGVSLSVPDGGAVGVLGANGAGKTTTLRAITGVVRAGGSVRFLGRDIRGLRPDQVAALGIAHVPEGRGTLGDLTVRENLKVGAYLRKDRAAIATDIDYCLELFPQLQERVSANGSTLSGGEQQMLAVARAFMAKPKLLLLDEASLGLAPGTAKAVYQAIKRLRVESGISMLVVEQNANLAFSLVDEAVVLETGRSVLSGSTEELRTMDEIRRAYLGG; encoded by the coding sequence ATGCCGCTGCTTGAACTGGAGAACGTCACCGCGTCCTATGGGTCGGTGCAAGTGCTCGATGGTGTCTCGCTGTCGGTGCCCGATGGCGGTGCCGTCGGGGTGCTTGGAGCGAACGGCGCTGGCAAGACAACCACACTGCGAGCCATCACCGGTGTGGTGAGGGCCGGGGGATCCGTTCGCTTCCTCGGCCGCGACATTCGTGGCCTGCGGCCCGATCAGGTCGCGGCGCTCGGGATCGCGCATGTGCCCGAGGGGCGCGGCACACTCGGCGACCTCACGGTGCGCGAGAACCTCAAGGTCGGCGCGTATCTGCGGAAAGATCGGGCGGCAATCGCGACCGACATCGACTACTGCCTCGAGCTCTTCCCGCAGCTGCAGGAGCGGGTGAGCGCGAACGGGTCGACGCTTTCGGGAGGCGAGCAGCAGATGCTCGCGGTCGCGCGGGCGTTCATGGCGAAACCGAAGTTGCTGCTGCTCGATGAGGCATCCCTCGGTCTCGCCCCTGGTACCGCCAAAGCGGTGTACCAGGCGATCAAACGGCTCCGTGTCGAATCGGGTATTTCGATGCTCGTCGTCGAGCAGAACGCGAACCTCGCATTCTCGCTGGTCGACGAGGCGGTCGTACTCGAGACAGGACGCAGCGTGCTCTCGGGGTCGACCGAAGAGTTGCGCACCATGGACGAAATCCGACGCGCCTACCTGGGAGGTTGA
- a CDS encoding ABC transporter ATP-binding protein produces the protein MAARLTLQGVNLHFGGVTVLRDVGFEVEPGQVFGLVGPNGAGKTSLFNCISGHYRPSSGSIRIDDTEVRGSRPAQMSGHGLARTFQHPALQLRETVLENVMLGAHTRLPGGPLAWSLRLPHVTRAERSLRAEALRLLEENGLGWAAHRRADELSHGLHKGIELCRALMGKPQLLLLDEPAAGLPHSEVEQLIETVRRLGREADVTIVIVEHHMGLIAALTDRVVVLDHGAKLLEGTAAEAQSDPRVIEAYIGKDDADAAA, from the coding sequence ATGGCAGCTCGGTTGACCTTGCAGGGGGTGAACCTCCATTTCGGAGGCGTCACAGTGCTGCGCGATGTCGGTTTCGAGGTGGAGCCTGGGCAGGTGTTCGGTCTGGTGGGTCCCAACGGAGCGGGCAAGACATCGCTCTTCAACTGCATCAGCGGGCATTATCGGCCGAGCTCCGGATCGATCCGCATCGATGACACCGAGGTCCGAGGCTCTCGCCCCGCGCAGATGAGCGGGCACGGGCTCGCCCGCACCTTCCAGCACCCGGCGCTGCAGCTGCGTGAGACGGTACTCGAGAACGTCATGCTTGGAGCGCACACGAGGCTCCCGGGCGGTCCGCTCGCGTGGTCTCTCCGGTTGCCTCACGTGACGCGAGCCGAACGATCCCTGCGGGCGGAGGCGTTGCGTCTGCTCGAAGAAAATGGGCTCGGGTGGGCTGCGCATCGACGGGCAGATGAGCTCTCGCACGGCCTGCACAAAGGGATCGAGCTCTGCCGGGCCCTGATGGGTAAACCGCAGCTCCTCCTGCTCGACGAGCCGGCGGCGGGCCTGCCCCACTCAGAGGTTGAACAGCTCATCGAGACGGTGAGACGTCTGGGGCGCGAGGCAGACGTCACCATTGTGATCGTCGAGCATCACATGGGTCTTATCGCCGCGCTGACCGATCGTGTCGTTGTGCTCGATCACGGCGCGAAGCTGCTCGAAGGCACCGCTGCCGAAGCACAATCCGATCCCCGCGTGATCGAGGCGTACATCGGAAAGGACGACGCCGATGCCGCTGCTTGA
- a CDS encoding ABC transporter substrate-binding protein — protein MKRNIRTRGAFGAVALSAAALLVLSACARDGGGEASPGITDESITLGVTTPLSGGTAGPGTCTVAGLRAYMGAANAAGGIEFGDGKTREVQIEALDDAYDPQKASSNFQTLKNEAFAITSGLGTPTNLAWREAATADEVPQALVMTGDPIFSDQEESPWSLGWVPVYQNEGEAFGEMLAASSEDHKVAILSQNDDFGEGYVEGFKEAIAGSDNIEVVGELTYEATDTSVDAQLTELAATDADVFFNAMSITPLVISSLERAQSIGWEPSWFLPSNTSSPGAILEPGGADAYPGVYSVAFAKAPASPEFSDDEDVQTFLSNLEEYADYSDVPAFPHCMWSYMLGATLEQVFQDMEEPTRESFMESLRSIEDFQAPLMLEGTTVNTTEDGEPAVSTVVVQKYNGQGFDTVDQLE, from the coding sequence ATGAAGAGGAACATCAGAACGCGGGGGGCCTTCGGCGCCGTGGCGCTGTCGGCAGCCGCGCTCCTCGTCCTGAGTGCGTGTGCGCGGGACGGCGGAGGCGAGGCGAGCCCCGGCATCACGGATGAGTCCATCACGCTCGGAGTGACGACGCCGTTGAGCGGAGGTACCGCCGGCCCCGGAACCTGCACCGTCGCAGGGCTCCGCGCCTACATGGGTGCCGCCAACGCCGCCGGCGGTATCGAGTTCGGCGATGGGAAGACCCGCGAGGTGCAGATCGAAGCGCTCGACGACGCTTACGATCCGCAGAAGGCCTCCTCCAACTTCCAGACGCTGAAGAACGAGGCGTTTGCCATCACCTCGGGTCTCGGCACGCCGACCAACCTCGCGTGGCGCGAAGCCGCCACTGCAGATGAGGTGCCTCAGGCGCTCGTTATGACGGGTGACCCCATCTTCAGTGACCAGGAGGAGAGCCCATGGTCCCTCGGTTGGGTGCCGGTCTATCAGAACGAGGGCGAAGCGTTCGGGGAGATGCTTGCGGCGTCGTCTGAGGATCACAAGGTCGCGATCCTCTCGCAGAACGACGACTTCGGAGAGGGGTACGTCGAGGGCTTCAAGGAGGCGATCGCGGGGTCTGACAACATCGAGGTTGTCGGCGAACTCACCTACGAGGCCACCGACACCTCCGTTGACGCGCAGCTCACCGAGCTCGCCGCCACCGACGCCGACGTGTTTTTCAACGCGATGTCGATCACCCCGCTCGTGATCTCCTCGCTCGAGCGTGCGCAGAGCATCGGGTGGGAGCCGAGCTGGTTCCTTCCCTCGAATACCTCCAGCCCGGGGGCTATCCTCGAACCAGGCGGTGCCGATGCGTATCCAGGCGTCTACTCGGTGGCGTTTGCCAAGGCACCGGCCTCGCCCGAGTTCTCGGACGACGAGGATGTCCAGACCTTCCTGTCGAATCTTGAGGAGTACGCGGACTACTCCGACGTGCCGGCGTTCCCGCACTGCATGTGGAGCTACATGCTCGGCGCCACGCTCGAACAGGTCTTCCAGGACATGGAAGAGCCCACGCGCGAGAGTTTCATGGAATCGCTGCGCAGCATCGAGGACTTCCAAGCCCCGTTGATGCTCGAGGGTACGACGGTGAACACGACCGAAGACGGCGAACCGGCTGTCTCGACGGTCGTGGTGCAGAAGTACAACGGTCAAGGGTTCGACACCGTCGATCAGCTGGAGTAG
- a CDS encoding branched-chain amino acid ABC transporter permease, with protein sequence MGTFIQLLIDGLSTGSIYAALALAIVLVHQATGMVNFAQGAMAVLSGYIAFTFLGFGVPLILAILITIVISFFVGAIVERLLIRKFEQGNPDTAVVVTIGLLTLITGICAWLWSYNNQLFPSLFPNQTISLLGASVSVRSLGTIIVILAIMGLLQLMFVGTKLGLALRAVSINQQSAAFAGMPVGRLLMVGWGLAAALGAVAGVLVAPQLTLTPGMMDTALVYALAAVILGGLTSPIGVVVAAALIGVLENLAAVYVPFIGHDLKVAVPFILIFVVLVVRPQGLFGRKTVVRV encoded by the coding sequence ATGGGCACCTTCATCCAGCTACTGATCGACGGTCTCTCGACTGGCTCGATCTACGCGGCGCTTGCCCTCGCGATCGTGCTCGTGCACCAGGCCACCGGCATGGTCAACTTCGCGCAGGGCGCGATGGCCGTGCTCTCCGGGTACATCGCATTCACCTTCCTGGGCTTCGGCGTTCCGCTCATCCTGGCGATCCTCATCACCATCGTGATCTCGTTCTTCGTCGGGGCCATCGTCGAGCGGTTGCTGATCCGCAAGTTCGAGCAGGGCAACCCCGATACCGCGGTGGTGGTGACGATCGGTCTGCTGACCCTCATCACCGGCATCTGCGCGTGGCTCTGGTCTTACAACAACCAGCTGTTCCCGTCGCTCTTCCCGAATCAGACGATTTCCCTGCTCGGAGCGTCGGTGAGCGTGCGCTCCCTCGGCACCATCATCGTGATCCTCGCCATCATGGGGCTGCTGCAGCTCATGTTTGTCGGCACGAAGCTCGGACTCGCCCTGCGCGCGGTGTCGATCAACCAGCAGTCGGCGGCATTCGCAGGCATGCCCGTCGGCCGGCTGCTCATGGTGGGATGGGGGCTCGCAGCCGCGCTCGGTGCCGTCGCGGGCGTTCTGGTCGCCCCGCAGCTCACCCTGACGCCGGGCATGATGGACACGGCCCTGGTGTACGCGCTCGCCGCCGTGATCCTCGGAGGCTTGACGAGTCCCATCGGGGTCGTCGTCGCAGCAGCTCTGATCGGTGTGCTCGAGAACCTCGCGGCAGTCTACGTGCCCTTCATCGGCCACGACCTGAAAGTCGCGGTCCCGTTCATCCTGATCTTCGTAGTGCTCGTGGTGAGACCCCAGGGCCTGTTCGGCCGGAAAACGGTGGTGAGAGTCTGA